In one Mycobacterium sp. NBC_00419 genomic region, the following are encoded:
- the urtB gene encoding urea ABC transporter permease subunit UrtB, whose product MDVLVGQLATGLSLGSILLLAALGLSLTFGQMGVINMAHGEFIMVGCYTAYVVQKVISNAGASLIVSLVVGFVIGGLLGVLLEVTLIQRMYDRPLDTLLVTFGVGLILQQAARSIFGAPAVNVTAPSWLSGGVEILGAVVPKTRIFILLLAIVAVVALTLLMKTSPLGRRIRAVVQNRDLAETSGISSRKTDITTFFIGSGLASVAGVALTLIGSTSSTIGQSYLIDAFLVVVVGGLGQIKGTVIAAFALGLLNSFIEYSTTASLAKVIVFVIIVIFLQVRPQGLFTVRTRSLV is encoded by the coding sequence ATGGATGTCCTTGTCGGACAGCTGGCAACGGGATTGAGCCTCGGCTCGATCCTGTTGCTGGCTGCACTCGGACTCTCACTGACCTTCGGTCAGATGGGCGTCATCAACATGGCGCACGGCGAATTCATCATGGTCGGCTGCTACACCGCTTACGTGGTGCAGAAGGTCATCTCGAATGCCGGTGCCTCCCTAATCGTTTCGCTCGTCGTCGGGTTCGTGATCGGGGGTCTACTCGGAGTGCTGCTGGAAGTCACGCTGATCCAGCGGATGTATGACCGTCCGCTGGACACGCTGCTGGTGACCTTCGGCGTCGGGCTGATCCTGCAGCAGGCCGCCCGCAGCATCTTCGGCGCTCCGGCGGTGAACGTGACCGCACCGTCGTGGCTATCCGGCGGTGTGGAGATCCTGGGCGCCGTAGTGCCCAAGACCCGCATCTTCATCCTGCTGCTGGCCATCGTCGCCGTGGTGGCCCTGACGCTGCTGATGAAGACCAGCCCACTGGGCCGGCGAATCCGCGCGGTGGTGCAAAACCGCGACCTGGCCGAAACCAGCGGCATCTCGAGTCGCAAGACCGACATCACCACGTTCTTCATCGGGTCCGGTCTGGCCAGCGTCGCCGGTGTGGCGCTGACCCTGATCGGATCCACCAGTTCGACCATCGGGCAGAGCTATCTGATCGACGCATTCCTGGTGGTCGTGGTCGGCGGACTCGGACAGATCAAGGGCACCGTCATCGCGGCGTTCGCCCTGGGCCTGCTGAACTCGTTCATCGAGTACAGCACCACCGCGTCGCTGGCCAAGGTGATCGTGTTCGTGATCATCGTGATCTTCCTGCAGGTCCGCCCGCAGGGCTTGTTCACGGTCCGGACGAGGAGTCTCGTATGA
- the urtA gene encoding urea ABC transporter substrate-binding protein has protein sequence MHLRRSVVNRSALAAGSIVCAASLVLSGCGSKASETDSAKSESCVDTSGSSIKVGSLNSLSGTMAISEVTVRDSIKLAVDEINARGGVLGKQITIVGEDGASDPAVFAQKAEKLIKDDCVAAVFGGWTSSSRKAMLPVFESNNSLLYYPVQYEGLESSKNIFYTGATTNQQIVPALDYLKEKGVKSLYLVGSDYVFPQTANRIIKAYAAANGIEIKGEDYTPLGSTDFSTIVNKVRASNAGAVFNTLNGDSNVAFFKEYTNAGLTAQKMPVVSVSIAEEEVQGIGAQNIEGQLTAWNYYQTLDNPVNKAFVAAFKAKYGENRVTSDPMEAAYVSVYLWKNTVEKAKSFDVKAIQDNAGGVTFDAPEGLVTIDGENHHITKTARIGEIKPDGLIYTIWSSPGPITPDPYLKSYPWAKGLSG, from the coding sequence ATGCACCTTCGACGTTCCGTAGTGAACCGATCGGCACTGGCCGCGGGAAGTATTGTTTGCGCGGCGAGCCTGGTGTTGTCCGGCTGCGGAAGCAAGGCCAGTGAGACCGATTCAGCAAAGTCGGAATCGTGCGTGGACACCTCAGGTTCCAGCATCAAAGTGGGCTCGTTGAACTCGCTGTCGGGAACGATGGCGATCTCCGAGGTCACCGTGCGGGACTCCATCAAACTCGCCGTCGACGAGATCAACGCCAGGGGCGGTGTCCTGGGCAAGCAGATCACGATCGTCGGCGAGGACGGCGCCTCCGACCCGGCCGTTTTCGCCCAGAAGGCCGAAAAGCTGATCAAGGACGACTGCGTGGCCGCGGTGTTCGGCGGCTGGACCTCCTCGAGCCGCAAGGCCATGCTGCCGGTCTTCGAGAGCAACAATTCGCTGCTCTACTACCCGGTGCAGTACGAGGGCCTGGAGTCCTCCAAGAACATCTTCTACACCGGCGCCACCACCAACCAGCAGATCGTGCCGGCACTGGACTACCTCAAGGAGAAGGGCGTCAAGTCCCTCTACCTGGTGGGCAGTGACTACGTGTTCCCGCAGACCGCCAACCGCATCATCAAGGCCTACGCCGCGGCCAACGGCATCGAGATCAAGGGCGAGGACTACACCCCGCTGGGCTCCACCGACTTCTCGACGATCGTCAACAAGGTCCGCGCGTCCAACGCCGGAGCGGTGTTCAACACCCTCAACGGCGACTCCAACGTCGCGTTCTTCAAGGAGTACACCAACGCCGGCCTGACCGCGCAGAAGATGCCGGTGGTCTCGGTCTCGATCGCTGAGGAAGAGGTCCAGGGCATCGGTGCGCAGAACATCGAGGGCCAGTTGACGGCCTGGAACTACTACCAGACCCTCGACAACCCGGTGAACAAGGCCTTCGTCGCGGCGTTCAAAGCCAAGTACGGCGAGAACCGGGTCACCTCGGACCCGATGGAGGCTGCCTACGTGTCGGTCTACCTGTGGAAGAACACCGTCGAGAAGGCAAAGTCCTTCGACGTCAAAGCAATCCAGGACAACGCGGGCGGTGTAACCTTCGACGCCCCCGAGGGTCTGGTCACCATCGACGGCGAGAACCACCACATCACCAAGACCGCACGCATCGGTGAGATCAAGCCCGACGGCCTGATCTACACCATCTGGTCCTCCCCCGGCCCGATCACGCCGGACCCGTACTTGAAGTCCTACCCGTGGGCCAAGGGTCTGTCGGGCTAG
- a CDS encoding gamma-glutamylcyclotransferase family protein gives MPQTELLFSYGTLRQRDVQLATFGRELDGELDAIAGYELDHVTITDPHVIATSGSDRHPILKPAGDDAAVEGTVFAITPAELAAADDYEVDDYARVAVPLRSGRTAWVYVFAG, from the coding sequence ATGCCGCAGACCGAACTGCTCTTCTCCTACGGGACGCTGCGCCAGCGCGACGTTCAGCTGGCCACCTTCGGCCGCGAACTCGACGGTGAGCTCGACGCCATCGCCGGCTACGAGCTGGACCATGTGACGATCACCGATCCGCACGTCATCGCCACCAGCGGCAGCGACCGCCATCCGATCCTGAAACCCGCCGGCGACGACGCCGCCGTGGAGGGCACCGTCTTCGCGATCACGCCAGCCGAACTGGCCGCCGCCGACGACTACGAGGTCGACGACTATGCCCGCGTTGCAGTTCCGCTGAGATCGGGCCGCACCGCGTGGGTCTACGTTTTCGCCGGTTAG
- a CDS encoding haloalkane dehalogenase, giving the protein MTNATPYGHLKYAEVLGKRMAYIDEGAGDAIVFQHGNPTSSYLWRNVMPHLEGLGRLVACDLIGMGSSDKLPDSGPGSYHYREQREYLFALWDALDLGDNVTLVLHDWGTALGFDWANQHRDRVAGIAFMEGIAKPISWANFPNRVRPVFQGFRSPEGEQMVLTDNVFVEGVLPASILRTLSDTEMEHYRRPFATPGEDRRPTLSWPRNIPIDGEPADVAAVVSDYAAWLETSDVPKLFVNAEPGALMRGEIRDYVRTWPNLTEVTVPGIHFIQEDSADEIGAAVAQFVRSLRRTA; this is encoded by the coding sequence ATGACCAACGCCACCCCGTACGGCCACCTGAAGTACGCCGAGGTCCTGGGCAAGCGGATGGCCTACATCGACGAGGGCGCCGGTGACGCGATCGTGTTCCAGCATGGCAACCCCACGTCGTCCTACCTGTGGCGCAACGTCATGCCCCACCTCGAGGGACTGGGCCGGCTCGTGGCCTGCGACCTGATCGGCATGGGCAGCTCCGACAAGCTCCCGGACTCCGGGCCCGGCAGTTACCACTACCGGGAACAACGCGAATACCTCTTCGCGCTCTGGGACGCACTGGACCTCGGCGACAACGTCACCCTGGTCCTGCACGACTGGGGCACCGCGCTGGGATTCGACTGGGCCAACCAGCATCGCGACCGCGTCGCCGGCATCGCCTTCATGGAAGGCATCGCCAAGCCGATCAGCTGGGCGAACTTCCCCAACCGGGTACGTCCGGTCTTTCAGGGCTTCCGCTCCCCCGAAGGCGAGCAGATGGTCCTGACCGACAACGTCTTCGTCGAGGGCGTGCTGCCCGCCTCGATTCTGCGCACCCTGTCCGATACGGAGATGGAGCACTACCGCCGTCCCTTCGCCACGCCCGGCGAGGATCGGCGCCCGACGCTGTCCTGGCCACGCAACATCCCGATCGACGGTGAGCCCGCCGACGTCGCCGCCGTGGTGAGCGACTATGCCGCGTGGCTCGAAACCAGTGACGTGCCCAAGCTTTTCGTCAACGCCGAGCCGGGCGCACTGATGCGCGGCGAGATCCGCGACTACGTGCGCACCTGGCCCAACCTCACCGAGGTGACCGTGCCGGGCATCCACTTCATCCAGGAGGACAGTGCCGACGAGATCGGCGCGGCCGTAGCCCAATTCGTGCGGAGCCTGCGTCGTACTGCTTGA
- a CDS encoding TetR/AcrR family transcriptional regulator, with amino-acid sequence MRNAPSRRRLGKQQSLERILDAAARRLREEGIEGTAIVPVMHDAGLTHGAFYSHFDTKSELADAAFAHAITTGRSHWIKPGPKEPWNERLKRLARRYLTPAHRDDLGTACGFAALSSDAARAPDSFRATYQRELEISLAAVCDGEETEDRMDDAIALAIICFGGIALARAVPDDEFSARVLRIARETAATYADHTRPEGHR; translated from the coding sequence ATGCGAAATGCACCATCTCGCCGCCGGCTCGGCAAGCAGCAGTCACTCGAGCGAATCCTCGACGCCGCCGCACGCAGGCTGCGCGAAGAGGGCATCGAGGGAACCGCGATCGTGCCCGTCATGCACGACGCCGGCCTCACCCATGGCGCCTTCTACTCCCATTTCGACACCAAGAGCGAACTCGCCGACGCGGCATTCGCCCACGCCATCACCACGGGCCGTTCGCACTGGATCAAACCCGGGCCGAAAGAACCCTGGAACGAACGACTCAAACGCCTCGCCCGGCGCTACCTGACCCCGGCGCACCGCGACGACCTCGGCACCGCATGCGGCTTCGCCGCGCTCAGCTCGGACGCCGCCCGGGCCCCGGATAGTTTCCGCGCCACCTATCAGCGCGAGCTGGAGATCTCCCTGGCCGCGGTCTGCGACGGCGAGGAAACCGAGGACCGGATGGACGACGCCATCGCGCTGGCCATCATCTGCTTCGGCGGCATCGCCCTGGCGCGGGCGGTCCCCGACGACGAGTTCTCGGCACGGGTTCTACGGATCGCCCGTGAGACCGCGGCCACCTACGCCGACCACACCCGCCCCGAAGGACACCGATGA
- a CDS encoding sensor domain-containing phosphodiesterase produces the protein MKLVPALATLMDPALVMGRVAEQACVLMPKADGSAVALLRASDDSYVTVSCHGVIAATTGFAVPKASSFQGLAAREKRPMLIDDATVDLRLSQRVHAMNKQWGTRSWAVIPLMHGDDAIGSLMLAARAPRVFDETDIDVMLEISEFVSTLTYAMADGEELGKSSITARFVASVMLPEAAEVQGLQDRMDTLLMQPEALSAVFQPIVHLASGATVAYEGLTRFPASPKFTPLQWFSAARRVGRGIELEYAALRTILTAARANPGECPVGVNLSPSAAGEPAIQEMLTSQDRPLIVEITEHEPFPDYLAADLMRLRIRGIHLAVDDAGAGYASFTQLLRLRPDIIKIDGELIHGIDEDPAKRALTTALNTLASELQAKTVAEAVETPEQLHTLLGLGVEYGQGFFLGRPQREAQPYLDGKYARLA, from the coding sequence GTGAAGTTGGTCCCGGCGCTGGCCACGTTGATGGATCCGGCGTTGGTGATGGGCCGCGTTGCTGAGCAGGCGTGTGTACTCATGCCGAAAGCTGATGGATCAGCCGTTGCGCTGCTTCGCGCCTCTGATGATTCGTACGTCACGGTGTCCTGCCACGGCGTGATTGCGGCTACGACGGGTTTCGCGGTGCCCAAGGCGAGCAGTTTCCAGGGCCTTGCGGCGCGGGAGAAAAGACCCATGCTGATCGATGACGCGACCGTGGACTTGCGACTGTCGCAACGTGTTCATGCGATGAACAAGCAGTGGGGTACCAGGTCGTGGGCGGTGATTCCCCTGATGCATGGCGACGACGCCATCGGATCACTGATGCTGGCTGCGCGGGCACCTCGGGTGTTCGACGAGACGGACATTGACGTCATGCTCGAGATCAGCGAGTTCGTCTCGACGTTGACCTACGCGATGGCAGATGGCGAGGAGCTCGGAAAGAGCAGTATCACAGCGCGTTTCGTCGCCTCGGTGATGCTGCCGGAAGCAGCAGAGGTTCAGGGATTGCAGGACCGAATGGACACCCTGCTGATGCAGCCGGAGGCCCTCAGTGCGGTGTTCCAGCCCATCGTCCATCTGGCGAGCGGAGCGACGGTTGCATACGAAGGACTGACGCGCTTTCCCGCGTCACCGAAGTTCACACCACTGCAATGGTTTAGTGCTGCCCGGCGGGTGGGCCGGGGCATCGAACTGGAATATGCGGCGCTGCGCACGATTCTGACCGCCGCTCGCGCAAACCCCGGTGAGTGTCCGGTTGGGGTCAATCTCAGCCCGAGTGCGGCGGGCGAGCCGGCGATTCAAGAGATGCTGACAAGCCAGGACCGGCCGCTGATCGTGGAAATCACTGAGCACGAACCATTTCCCGATTACCTCGCCGCGGATCTGATGCGTCTGCGTATTCGCGGAATCCATCTGGCAGTCGACGATGCCGGCGCCGGATACGCCAGTTTCACCCAACTGCTGCGCTTGCGACCGGACATCATCAAGATCGACGGCGAGTTGATCCACGGCATCGATGAAGATCCCGCCAAGCGTGCGTTGACGACCGCACTCAACACGCTGGCATCTGAGCTGCAGGCGAAAACAGTGGCTGAGGCTGTAGAGACGCCCGAGCAGCTACACACACTTCTCGGTCTCGGCGTCGAATACGGCCAAGGCTTCTTCCTCGGGCGACCCCAACGCGAAGCCCAGCCGTACCTGGACGGGAAATACGCTCGGCTGGCCTAA